From the genome of Amycolatopsis sp. NBC_01488, one region includes:
- the glyA gene encoding serine hydroxymethyltransferase — MTTFDQHLSEVDPEVAAAVADELTRQQSTLEMIASENFAPVGVLEAQGSVLTNKYAEGYPGRRYYGGCEHVDVVEQLAIDRAKALFGAEHANVQPHSGAQANAAAMFAVLKPGDTILGLDLAHGGHLTHGMKINFSGKLYNVVAYHVDKETGIVDLAEIERLAVEHQPKLIIAGWSAYPRQLDFAEFRRIADLVDARLMVDMAHFAGLVAAGLHPSPVPHADIVTTTTHKTLGGPRGGLILCRQDLAKKINSAVFPGQQGGPLEHVIAAKAVALKIAASDEFRERQERTLEGSRILAARLSQSDCADAGVRVLTGGTDVHLVLVDLVQSTLDGQQAEDRLHEVGITVNRNAVPFDPRPPMITSGLRIGTPALATRGFQAEDFTEVADVIAEALKPDFDDALRSKLRDRVEALAAKHPLYADLSR; from the coding sequence ATGACGACGTTCGACCAGCACCTGTCCGAAGTCGACCCCGAGGTCGCCGCGGCCGTCGCCGACGAACTGACCCGCCAGCAGTCGACCCTGGAGATGATCGCCTCCGAGAACTTCGCGCCCGTGGGCGTGCTCGAGGCGCAGGGTTCGGTGCTGACCAACAAGTATGCCGAGGGTTACCCCGGCCGCCGCTACTACGGCGGCTGCGAGCACGTCGACGTCGTCGAGCAGCTCGCCATCGACCGCGCGAAGGCCCTGTTCGGCGCCGAGCACGCCAACGTCCAGCCGCACTCGGGCGCGCAGGCCAACGCGGCCGCGATGTTCGCGGTGCTCAAGCCGGGCGACACGATCCTCGGGCTCGACCTGGCGCACGGCGGCCACCTGACGCACGGGATGAAGATCAACTTCTCGGGCAAGCTCTACAACGTCGTCGCCTACCACGTCGACAAAGAGACCGGGATCGTCGACCTCGCGGAGATCGAGCGCCTGGCCGTCGAGCACCAGCCGAAGCTGATCATCGCCGGCTGGTCCGCGTACCCGCGTCAGCTGGACTTCGCCGAGTTCCGCCGGATCGCCGATCTCGTAGACGCGCGGCTGATGGTCGACATGGCGCACTTCGCCGGGCTGGTCGCGGCCGGGCTGCACCCGTCGCCGGTGCCGCACGCCGACATCGTCACCACGACCACGCACAAGACCCTCGGCGGCCCGCGCGGTGGCCTGATCCTGTGCCGCCAAGACCTGGCGAAGAAGATCAACTCGGCGGTGTTCCCGGGTCAGCAGGGCGGCCCGCTGGAGCACGTCATCGCGGCCAAGGCCGTCGCGTTGAAGATCGCCGCGAGCGACGAGTTCCGCGAGCGTCAGGAACGGACCCTCGAAGGCTCGCGGATCCTCGCCGCGCGGCTGTCGCAGTCGGACTGCGCCGACGCCGGGGTGCGGGTCCTGACCGGCGGCACCGATGTCCACCTGGTGCTCGTCGACCTCGTCCAGTCCACTTTGGATGGCCAGCAGGCCGAGGACCGGCTGCACGAGGTCGGCATCACGGTCAACCGCAACGCCGTCCCGTTCGACCCGCGCCCGCCGATGATCACGTCGGGCCTGCGCATCGGCACGCCGGCGCTCGCCACCCGCGGGTTCCAGGCCGAGGACTTCACCGAGGTCGCCGACGTCATCGCCGAGGCGCTCAAACCGGACTTCGACGACGCCCTGCGCTCGAAGCTGCGCGACCGCGTCGAGGCACTGGCCGCGAAGCACCCGTTGTACGCGGACCTTTCGCGATGA
- the gcvH gene encoding glycine cleavage system protein GcvH: MSIPENLKYTKEHEWLSVEDGVATVGITAFAAESLGDIVFVQLPDAGATVTAGEVFGEVESTKSVSELYAPVSGEVVEVNGATSDTPEVINSDPYTEGWLLKVRLTGDVPELLDAAAYAALTQEN; this comes from the coding sequence GTGAGCATCCCCGAGAACCTGAAGTACACCAAGGAACACGAGTGGCTGTCCGTCGAAGACGGCGTCGCGACCGTGGGCATCACCGCCTTCGCCGCCGAGTCGCTCGGTGACATCGTGTTCGTCCAGCTGCCCGACGCCGGCGCGACCGTGACCGCGGGCGAGGTGTTCGGCGAGGTCGAGTCGACCAAGTCGGTCAGCGAGCTGTACGCGCCGGTCTCCGGCGAGGTCGTCGAGGTGAACGGCGCCACTTCGGACACCCCCGAGGTCATCAACTCGGACCCCTACACGGAAGGCTGGCTGCTCAAGGTGCGCCTGACCGGGGACGTGCCGGAACTGCTCGACGCCGCCGCGTACGCCGCGCTCACCCAGGAGAACTGA
- the gcvT gene encoding glycine cleavage system aminomethyltransferase GcvT: protein MSKETSLHGVHKGLGALFTDFAGWSMPVRYASELAEHKAVREAAGLFDLSHMAEIHVTGKQAADVLDFALVGNLTGVKPGRARYTMICNESGGVLDDLVVYRLADEHYLVVANAGNAQVVADALAERVAGFDAVVDDRSETTALIAVQGPKAVEILGAVTDADLDALKYYASVPASVKGHDVLLARTGYTGEDGFELFVDADEAPALWRLLLEAGEPHGLVPAGLACRDTLRLEAGMPLYGNELTVEQSPFEAGLGRVVKFEKPGDFVGRAALEERSKQDVPRVRVGLRGAGRRAPRHGYAVLAEGTEIGEVTSGALSPTLGYPIAMAYVDRAYAEPGTELSVDIRGRIEPVEVVALPFYSRA, encoded by the coding sequence GTGTCGAAAGAGACCTCCCTGCACGGAGTCCACAAGGGACTCGGCGCGCTGTTCACCGACTTCGCCGGCTGGTCCATGCCGGTCCGCTACGCCAGCGAGCTGGCCGAGCACAAGGCCGTCCGCGAGGCGGCCGGGCTGTTCGACCTCTCGCACATGGCCGAAATCCACGTCACCGGCAAGCAGGCGGCGGACGTCCTGGACTTCGCGCTGGTCGGCAACCTGACCGGCGTCAAGCCGGGCCGGGCGCGGTACACGATGATCTGCAATGAGTCCGGGGGTGTCCTGGACGACCTCGTCGTCTACCGCCTGGCCGACGAGCACTACCTCGTCGTCGCCAACGCGGGCAACGCCCAGGTCGTCGCGGACGCTCTCGCCGAGCGGGTCGCGGGCTTCGACGCCGTCGTGGACGACCGCAGCGAGACGACTGCGCTGATCGCCGTCCAGGGCCCGAAGGCCGTCGAGATCCTCGGCGCCGTCACCGACGCCGACCTGGACGCGCTGAAGTACTACGCCAGCGTCCCGGCGTCGGTGAAGGGCCACGACGTCCTGCTCGCCCGCACCGGTTACACCGGCGAAGACGGCTTCGAGCTGTTCGTCGACGCGGACGAGGCACCCGCGTTGTGGCGGCTGCTGCTGGAGGCGGGGGAGCCCCACGGTCTGGTCCCGGCCGGGCTCGCCTGCCGCGACACGCTGCGCCTCGAAGCCGGGATGCCGTTGTACGGCAACGAACTCACCGTCGAGCAGAGCCCGTTCGAGGCGGGGCTCGGCCGGGTCGTCAAGTTCGAGAAGCCGGGCGACTTCGTCGGCCGCGCGGCCCTCGAGGAGCGGTCCAAGCAGGACGTCCCCCGCGTACGGGTCGGTCTTCGCGGAGCTGGTCGCCGCGCGCCGCGGCACGGCTACGCGGTGCTGGCCGAGGGCACCGAGATCGGTGAGGTGACCAGCGGCGCGCTGTCGCCCACGCTGGGTTACCCGATCGCCATGGCGTACGTCGATCGGGCGTACGCCGAGCCCGGCACCGAGCTGTCCGTCGACATCCGGGGCAGGATCGAGCCCGTCGAGGTCGTCGCCCTGCCCTTCTACTCCCGCGCGTAA
- the gcvP gene encoding aminomethyl-transferring glycine dehydrogenase: MTSTQFDARHIGPSEAERAKMLAECGYGSLDALVGAAVPSAIRATADLRLPPAASEEDATAELRALAARNRPMTQMIGLGYSDTVTPGVIRRNVLENPAWYTAYTPYQPEISQGRLEALLNFQTMVADLTGLATANASLLDESTAVAEAVTLMRRASKSKSNKVVLDAECLPQTIAVVRTRVEALGIEVEVRDLLTGLPDDFFGVVVQYPGASGVLRGRGFYHAISESAKAAGALFTVAADLLSLTLITAPGEFGADVAAGSTQRFGVPLGYGGPHAGYISVRAGLERSLPGRLVGVSVDADGNPAYRLALQTREQHIRREKATSNICTAQVLPAVLAAMYAVYHGPDGLKKIAQRVHGLAAGFADALRKTGVEVVHESFFDTVVARVPGQAAEVHAAAREAGINLGHVDADHVRVAFDEVSTPAIAAKVLRAFGVEDEAGDGVALPNGLARESGFMGHGVFGTHRSETAMLRYLRRLSDQDYALDRGMIPLGSCTMKLNATTEMEPISWREFAGIHPFAPAEDAAGYHTLVGQLADWLAEVTGYDKVSLQPNAGSQGELAGLLAIRAYHRANGDDARDVCLIPSSAHGTNAASAVLAGMRVVVVKCTDEGNVDLVDLRSKVDTHRDTLAAIMVTYPSTHGVYEHDIDELAKIVHDGGGQVYVDGANLNALLGLAKPGEFGGDVSHLNLHKTFCIPHGGGGPGVGPVAVRAHLAPYLPNHPLLAAAGPETGVGPISGAPYGSASILPISWAYVRMMGAPGLTAATKVAVLAANYVASRLAPHYPVLYTGQDGLVAHECILDLRQITKETGVTVDDVAKRLIDYGFHAPTMSFPVAGTLMVEPTESEDLGEIDRFIAAMIAIRAEIDEVAQGRWSAEESPLRGAPHTAETLVGEWDKPYDRELAVYPAGVSRKNKYWPPVRRIDGARGDRNLVCSCPPLNAYEG; this comes from the coding sequence ATCACTTCCACGCAGTTCGACGCCCGCCACATCGGCCCGTCCGAGGCCGAACGCGCGAAGATGCTGGCCGAGTGCGGCTACGGCAGCCTGGACGCCCTGGTCGGCGCGGCCGTGCCCAGCGCCATCCGCGCCACCGCTGACCTGCGGCTCCCGCCCGCCGCGTCCGAAGAGGACGCCACCGCGGAGCTGCGCGCCCTCGCCGCGCGCAACCGGCCGATGACGCAGATGATCGGCCTGGGCTACTCCGACACCGTCACGCCCGGCGTCATCCGCCGCAACGTCCTCGAGAACCCGGCCTGGTACACCGCGTACACGCCCTACCAGCCGGAGATCTCCCAGGGCCGGCTCGAAGCGCTCCTCAACTTCCAGACGATGGTCGCCGATCTGACCGGCCTGGCCACCGCGAACGCGTCCCTGCTGGACGAGTCGACGGCCGTCGCCGAGGCCGTCACGCTGATGCGCCGCGCGTCCAAGTCGAAGTCGAACAAGGTCGTGCTCGACGCCGAGTGCCTGCCGCAGACGATCGCCGTCGTGCGCACCCGCGTCGAGGCGCTGGGCATCGAGGTCGAGGTCCGCGACCTGCTCACCGGCCTGCCGGACGACTTCTTCGGCGTCGTCGTCCAGTACCCGGGCGCGTCCGGCGTGCTGCGCGGCCGTGGCTTCTACCACGCGATTTCCGAGTCGGCGAAGGCCGCGGGCGCGCTGTTCACCGTCGCCGCCGACCTGCTCTCGCTGACGCTGATCACCGCCCCCGGCGAGTTCGGCGCCGACGTCGCCGCGGGGTCGACGCAGCGCTTCGGCGTCCCGCTCGGCTACGGCGGCCCGCACGCCGGGTACATATCGGTCCGCGCCGGGCTCGAGCGGTCGCTGCCCGGCCGCTTGGTCGGCGTCTCGGTCGACGCCGACGGCAACCCCGCCTACCGCCTCGCGCTGCAGACGCGGGAGCAGCACATCCGCCGCGAGAAGGCGACGTCCAACATCTGCACCGCGCAGGTCCTCCCGGCCGTGCTCGCCGCGATGTACGCGGTCTACCACGGTCCGGACGGCCTGAAGAAGATCGCCCAGCGCGTCCACGGCCTCGCCGCGGGCTTCGCAGATGCTCTTCGCAAGACCGGCGTCGAGGTCGTCCACGAGTCCTTCTTCGACACGGTCGTCGCGCGCGTCCCGGGCCAGGCCGCCGAGGTCCACGCCGCGGCGCGCGAGGCCGGGATCAACCTCGGTCACGTCGACGCCGACCACGTCCGCGTCGCCTTCGACGAGGTCAGCACGCCCGCGATCGCCGCGAAGGTCCTGCGCGCGTTCGGCGTCGAGGACGAGGCCGGCGACGGCGTCGCGTTGCCGAATGGCCTGGCCCGCGAGAGCGGCTTCATGGGCCACGGGGTCTTCGGCACCCACCGCTCCGAGACGGCGATGCTGCGTTACCTGCGCCGGCTGTCCGACCAGGACTACGCGCTCGACCGCGGCATGATCCCGCTCGGCTCCTGCACGATGAAGCTCAACGCCACCACCGAGATGGAGCCGATCAGCTGGCGCGAGTTCGCGGGCATCCACCCGTTCGCGCCGGCCGAAGACGCTGCGGGCTACCACACGCTCGTGGGGCAGCTGGCCGATTGGCTGGCCGAGGTCACCGGCTACGACAAGGTGTCGCTGCAGCCGAACGCGGGCAGCCAGGGCGAGCTGGCCGGGCTTCTCGCGATCCGCGCCTACCACCGCGCCAACGGCGACGACGCCCGCGACGTCTGCCTGATCCCGTCGTCCGCGCACGGCACCAACGCCGCGTCCGCGGTGCTCGCCGGGATGCGCGTGGTCGTGGTCAAGTGCACCGACGAAGGCAACGTCGACCTGGTCGACCTGCGGTCCAAGGTGGACACCCACCGCGACACGCTCGCCGCGATCATGGTCACCTACCCGTCCACCCACGGCGTGTACGAGCACGACATCGACGAGCTGGCCAAGATCGTCCACGACGGCGGCGGCCAGGTGTACGTCGACGGCGCGAACCTCAACGCTCTGCTGGGCCTGGCCAAGCCGGGCGAGTTCGGCGGCGACGTCTCGCACCTGAACCTGCACAAGACGTTCTGCATCCCCCACGGCGGTGGCGGCCCGGGCGTCGGCCCGGTTGCGGTGCGCGCGCACCTCGCGCCTTACTTGCCGAACCACCCGCTGCTCGCGGCCGCGGGTCCCGAGACCGGCGTCGGCCCGATCAGCGGCGCGCCGTACGGCTCGGCGTCGATCCTGCCGATTTCCTGGGCCTACGTGCGGATGATGGGCGCACCCGGCCTGACCGCGGCCACGAAGGTCGCCGTGCTGGCGGCGAACTACGTTGCTTCGCGCCTGGCGCCGCACTACCCGGTGCTCTACACCGGCCAGGACGGCCTGGTGGCGCACGAGTGCATCCTCGACCTGCGGCAGATCACCAAGGAGACCGGCGTGACGGTCGACGACGTCGCGAAGCGGCTCATCGACTACGGCTTCCACGCGCCGACCATGTCGTTCCCAGTCGCGGGGACGCTCATGGTCGAGCCGACCGAGTCGGAGGACCTGGGCGAGATCGACCGGTTCATCGCCGCGATGATCGCCATCCGCGCGGAGATCGACGAGGTGGCGCAGGGCCGCTGGAGCGCGGAGGAGTCGCCGCTGCGCGGGGCGCCGCACACCGCCGAGACGCTGGTCGGCGAGTGGGACAAGCCGTACGACCGCGAGCTGGCCGTGTATCCGGCGGGTGTTTCGCGCAAGAACAAGTACTGGCCGCCGGTGCGGCGCATCGACGGCGCCCGCGGCGACCGAAACCTCGTGTGCTCCTGCCCGCCCCTCAACGCTTACGAAGGCTGA
- a CDS encoding helix-turn-helix domain-containing protein has translation MTHWRADEWAEAVRAGIRSRGLSLDEAARRIGVPTSTLRSWIEHRHAPKVTVFDHWAQLAEVTGLGEAELLRVAGVLPDSLASPVHVAQAAKALREGIDQAGQFLRQATALVYSSPGTQVANAIAASPIDWEMRIRSATRGDEVRVTYHHYVGIVPPQGFPHDDAEVRRIVEHDILGELWRPLGLYWRVAEVHDWHQPPRLVIQVPEQEATRPPASSPVVAAPPVVVLSPIWGYGELLASLVADGLGFGNVDFRYFGLPDAMADRVRITARELAAPAPRLVHSVPPIMLLHGLAVPDLTGRLPVVVRYGPRMRERAARIYREPLLEAGFADPLEGARAIEEAISVSPDCAYFDVTLADEDVFDGDRPSLDRLNDSVAWFAEQIVEQVLLGAGHPLVPLGGPLKRLVLPSGRVRRPPALAGRVVRRVAGRTALER, from the coding sequence GTGACGCACTGGCGCGCCGACGAGTGGGCGGAAGCGGTCCGGGCCGGGATCCGTTCCCGCGGGCTTTCCTTGGACGAGGCCGCCAGACGCATCGGCGTCCCCACGTCGACGCTGCGGAGCTGGATCGAACACCGGCACGCGCCGAAGGTGACCGTCTTCGACCACTGGGCTCAACTCGCCGAGGTCACCGGCCTCGGCGAGGCCGAGCTGCTGCGCGTCGCCGGGGTGCTTCCGGACAGCCTCGCCAGCCCGGTGCACGTCGCGCAGGCCGCGAAGGCGCTGCGGGAAGGCATCGACCAGGCCGGGCAGTTCCTCCGGCAGGCCACCGCCCTCGTCTACTCCTCGCCCGGCACGCAGGTGGCCAACGCCATCGCCGCGTCGCCGATCGACTGGGAGATGCGGATCCGCTCCGCCACCCGCGGCGACGAGGTCCGCGTCACCTACCACCACTACGTCGGGATCGTGCCGCCGCAGGGCTTTCCCCACGACGACGCCGAGGTGCGGCGGATCGTCGAGCACGACATCCTCGGCGAGCTGTGGCGCCCGCTCGGGCTCTACTGGCGGGTGGCCGAGGTGCACGACTGGCACCAGCCGCCGCGGCTGGTCATCCAGGTGCCCGAGCAGGAGGCGACGCGGCCGCCCGCGTCGTCGCCGGTGGTTGCCGCGCCGCCGGTCGTGGTGCTGTCGCCGATCTGGGGGTACGGCGAGCTGCTGGCGTCGCTGGTCGCCGACGGCCTCGGGTTCGGCAACGTCGACTTCCGCTACTTCGGCCTCCCGGACGCGATGGCCGACCGCGTCCGGATCACCGCCCGCGAGCTGGCCGCGCCCGCGCCGCGGCTGGTGCACTCGGTGCCGCCGATCATGCTGCTGCACGGCCTGGCCGTGCCCGACCTGACCGGACGGCTCCCCGTCGTCGTCCGCTACGGCCCCCGCATGCGCGAGCGGGCAGCGCGTATTTACCGCGAGCCGCTGCTCGAAGCCGGCTTCGCGGACCCGTTGGAGGGAGCGCGGGCGATCGAGGAAGCGATCTCGGTCTCGCCGGACTGCGCGTACTTCGACGTGACGCTCGCCGACGAGGACGTCTTCGACGGTGACCGTCCTTCGCTCGACCGGCTCAACGACTCGGTGGCGTGGTTCGCCGAGCAGATCGTCGAGCAGGTGCTGCTGGGCGCCGGGCACCCGCTGGTGCCGCTGGGTGGCCCGCTGAAACGCCTGGTCCTGCCCTCGGGCCGGGTCCGGCGGCCACCGGCGCTGGCCGGGCGCGTGGTGCGGCGGGTCGCGGGTCGAACCGCGCTCGAACGGTGA
- a CDS encoding 3-oxoacyl-ACP reductase: protein MVQRFEGRVAVITGGASGIGLASARRLASEGAKVVIGDLTPAEGKAAADEVGGAFIQTDVTDAEQVENLFHSTVEQFGSVDVAFNNAGISPPEDDSILTTGIEAWERVQRVNLTSVYHCCKSVLPHMQRQGRGSIINTASFVAVMGAATSQISYTASKGGVLAMSRELGVQFARENIRVNALCPGPVNTPLLKELFAKDPERAARRLVHVPVGRFAEPSEIAAAVAFLASDDASFITASQFLVDGGISGAYVTPL from the coding sequence ATGGTCCAGCGTTTCGAAGGCCGCGTCGCGGTGATCACCGGCGGCGCGAGCGGCATCGGGCTCGCCTCGGCCCGCCGCCTGGCGAGCGAAGGCGCGAAGGTCGTCATCGGCGACCTGACGCCGGCCGAGGGCAAGGCGGCCGCGGACGAGGTCGGCGGCGCGTTCATCCAGACCGACGTCACCGACGCCGAGCAGGTCGAGAACCTGTTCCACAGCACGGTCGAGCAGTTCGGCTCGGTCGACGTCGCGTTCAACAACGCCGGCATCTCCCCGCCCGAGGACGACTCGATCCTGACCACCGGCATCGAGGCGTGGGAGCGGGTGCAGCGCGTCAACCTGACGTCGGTGTACCACTGCTGCAAGTCCGTCCTGCCGCACATGCAGCGGCAGGGGCGCGGGTCCATCATCAACACGGCGTCGTTCGTCGCGGTGATGGGCGCGGCGACGTCGCAGATCTCCTACACCGCTTCCAAGGGCGGTGTCCTGGCGATGAGCCGCGAGCTGGGCGTCCAGTTCGCGCGGGAGAACATCCGCGTCAACGCGCTGTGCCCGGGACCGGTGAACACGCCGCTGCTCAAGGAACTGTTCGCGAAGGACCCGGAACGCGCGGCGCGGCGCCTGGTCCACGTCCCGGTCGGCCGGTTCGCCGAGCCGTCGGAGATCGCGGCCGCGGTGGCGTTCCTGGCCAGCGACGACGCCAGCTTCATCACGGCGTCGCAGTTCCTGGTCGACGGCGGCATCTCCGGCGCGTACGTCACCCCGCTCTAA
- a CDS encoding aldehyde dehydrogenase family protein yields MTSSFDVLNPATEEVVRTVPLAGADETDAAIARAQAAFPAWRDVTPGDRARLLRRFADAVDADIEHLARLEVANSGHTIGNARWEAGNVRDVLNYYSAAPERLIGKQIPVPGGVNVTFQEPLGVVGVIVPWNFPMPIAGWGFAPALAAGNTVVLKPAELTPLTAIRLGELAREAGIPEDVFQVLPGKGSVVGQRFVDHPGVRKVVFTGSTEVGKQIMAGCAAQVKRVTLELGGKNANIVFADSDLEKAAATAPYGVFDNAGQDCCARSLILVQASAYDRFMELLEPAVHGVVVGDPAEEKTEMGPLISAAHREKVASYVPDDAPVAFRGSAPSGPGYWFPPTVLTPPDLRHPAVAEEVFGPVVAVVPFAEEADAVRMANATEYGLSGSIWTRDAGRAFRVARGVEAGNLSVNSHSSVRYWTPFGGFKQSGLGRELGPDAAAAFTETKNVFLSTEE; encoded by the coding sequence ATGACCAGCAGCTTTGACGTCCTGAACCCCGCCACCGAGGAGGTGGTGCGGACGGTCCCGCTGGCCGGCGCCGACGAGACCGACGCGGCGATCGCCCGCGCGCAGGCGGCGTTCCCGGCGTGGCGCGACGTCACCCCCGGCGACCGCGCGCGGCTGCTGCGCCGCTTCGCCGACGCCGTCGACGCCGACATCGAGCACCTCGCGCGGCTGGAGGTCGCCAACTCCGGGCACACGATCGGCAACGCGCGCTGGGAAGCGGGCAACGTCCGTGACGTCCTCAATTACTACTCCGCCGCGCCGGAACGCCTGATCGGCAAGCAGATCCCGGTCCCGGGCGGGGTCAACGTCACCTTCCAGGAACCCCTCGGCGTGGTCGGCGTGATCGTGCCGTGGAACTTCCCGATGCCGATCGCCGGCTGGGGTTTCGCGCCCGCGCTCGCCGCCGGCAACACCGTGGTCCTCAAGCCCGCCGAGCTGACGCCGCTGACCGCGATCCGGCTGGGCGAGCTGGCGCGCGAGGCGGGCATCCCGGAGGACGTCTTCCAGGTGCTGCCGGGCAAGGGATCCGTCGTCGGACAACGGTTCGTGGACCACCCGGGCGTGCGCAAGGTCGTCTTCACCGGCTCCACCGAGGTCGGCAAGCAGATCATGGCCGGCTGCGCGGCGCAGGTGAAGCGCGTGACGCTCGAGCTGGGCGGCAAGAACGCGAACATCGTCTTCGCCGACTCCGATCTGGAGAAGGCCGCGGCGACCGCGCCCTACGGCGTCTTCGACAACGCGGGCCAGGACTGCTGCGCGCGGTCGCTGATCCTGGTGCAGGCCAGCGCGTACGACCGGTTCATGGAACTGCTCGAACCGGCGGTGCACGGCGTCGTCGTCGGCGACCCCGCCGAGGAGAAGACCGAGATGGGGCCGCTGATCTCGGCCGCGCACCGGGAGAAGGTGGCGTCGTACGTGCCGGACGACGCGCCCGTCGCGTTCCGCGGCAGTGCTCCGAGCGGCCCCGGTTACTGGTTCCCGCCGACCGTCCTCACCCCGCCCGACCTGCGGCACCCCGCCGTGGCGGAGGAGGTCTTCGGCCCGGTCGTCGCCGTCGTGCCGTTCGCCGAAGAAGCCGACGCCGTCCGGATGGCGAACGCCACCGAGTACGGCCTGTCCGGGTCGATCTGGACCCGCGACGCCGGCCGCGCGTTCCGCGTGGCGCGCGGCGTCGAGGCCGGCAACCTGTCGGTGAACTCGCACTCTTCGGTGCGCTACTGGACGCCGTTCGGCGGGTTCAAGCAGTCCGGCCTCGGCCGCGAGCTGGGCCCCGACGCCGCGGCGGCGTTCACCGAAACCAAGAACGTCTTTCTGAGCACGGAGGAGTAA
- a CDS encoding gamma-glutamyl-gamma-aminobutyrate hydrolase family protein, with protein MASSDSDDRPVIGLTSYLEPAKFLVWETEAVLLHRFYVDCVVAAGGIPVLLPPVSDAFDRLVSIVDGLVLTGGADVEPARYDQEPHQATYTRPNRDAFEFGLFEAARRAGKPVLGVCRGLQVMSVALGGTLVQHLPEAQETTEHQPAPATFGRGTVTLAEGSRAAAILGTETKTLCYHHQAIDRLGTGLEAVGWAADGTIEAAEVPGEFTLGVQWHPEQDSDDVRLFAALVDASKERA; from the coding sequence GTGGCTTCGAGCGACTCTGACGACCGGCCGGTCATCGGCCTCACCAGCTACCTCGAACCCGCGAAGTTCCTGGTCTGGGAGACCGAAGCCGTGCTGCTGCACCGGTTCTACGTCGACTGCGTCGTCGCGGCCGGCGGCATCCCGGTACTGCTGCCGCCGGTGTCGGACGCGTTCGACCGGCTTGTGTCCATTGTGGACGGACTGGTGCTCACCGGCGGCGCGGACGTGGAACCCGCGCGCTACGACCAGGAACCGCACCAGGCGACCTACACGCGGCCGAACCGGGACGCGTTCGAGTTCGGCCTGTTCGAAGCCGCGCGCAGGGCGGGCAAGCCGGTGCTCGGCGTGTGCCGCGGCCTGCAGGTGATGAGCGTCGCCCTCGGCGGCACACTGGTCCAGCACCTGCCGGAAGCGCAGGAAACCACCGAGCACCAGCCCGCGCCCGCGACGTTCGGCCGGGGCACGGTCACGCTGGCCGAGGGCAGCCGGGCGGCGGCGATCCTCGGCACCGAAACCAAGACGCTCTGCTACCACCACCAGGCCATCGACCGGCTCGGTACCGGCCTGGAGGCGGTCGGCTGGGCCGCCGACGGCACGATCGAGGCCGCCGAGGTACCGGGCGAGTTCACGCTGGGCGTGCAGTGGCACCCCGAGCAGGACAGCGACGACGTCCGGCTCTTCGCGGCCCTCGTCGACGCGAGCAAGGAGAGGGCATGA